One Deinococcus aestuarii genomic window, CCGGCCTCCCACGGCGCGGTCGTTGTCGCGGAACAGCAGACCGCCGGGCGGGGGAGACGGGGGCGGGCCTGGGACACGACGCATGGGACGCTGGTGTTCAGCGTGTTGCTCGACGGTCCCCTGCCCCTCCCCGACCTCGCCCTGATGCCGCTGGCGGCGGGGGTCGCCCTCCAGGCCGCGTGCGGCGTCGGCGGGCTGAAGTGGCCCAACGATCTGCTCTCGCCTGACGGGCGCAAGCTCGCGGGCATCCTGCTCGAAGCCGACCTGCGGGGCGAGGAGGCCCGCCGCGCCGTCCTGGGCATCGGCGTCAACGTCACCGCCGCGCCGCCCGGGGCCGCCCACCTCGCCGAAGTCCTGCCCGGCATCACCCGCGCTGCCCTCCTCGCCCGCGTCCTCGCCGAGCTGGAACGCTGGCTCACCGCGCCGCCTGCTGACGTGCTGGAGGCGTGGCGGGGCGCAAGCGTCATCCTCGGGCGGGAGGTGCGTGTCGTGACCGGGCGCGGCGAGATCACCGGGACCGCCGTGGACCTCGACGCGCAGGGGGGCCTCGTCGTCCGTCCGCCCGGCGGCCCCCCCGTTACCGTCCACGCGGGCGACGTTCAGCTTGTCGGTCCTCTCACCCCACCCCACTCACCGGAGGAACAGCCATGACCCGAGCCGCATCCGTCTACCCCACCCTCTCCCGCACGCTTGCCCCCGCGCACGGCCTGACCCGTGACCTCCTGCTGATCCTCGGCGGCGCGGCCCTCGTCGCCCTCGTCGCGCAGGTCGAACTGCCGCTGAAGCCCGTGCCCGTCACCCTCCAGACGCTCGCCGTGCTGCTCGTCGGCGCCGCGCTGGGC contains:
- a CDS encoding biotin--[acetyl-CoA-carboxylase] ligase → MPARLLPLLTDQPQSGEALGARLGVGRVTVNTLARRLAEGGVPVVTTRGGYALEPGTPAPQLVPVAGVFGRAMRYAGTVGSTQDEVRAWADDAQAPASHGAVVVAEQQTAGRGRRGRAWDTTHGTLVFSVLLDGPLPLPDLALMPLAAGVALQAACGVGGLKWPNDLLSPDGRKLAGILLEADLRGEEARRAVLGIGVNVTAAPPGAAHLAEVLPGITRAALLARVLAELERWLTAPPADVLEAWRGASVILGREVRVVTGRGEITGTAVDLDAQGGLVVRPPGGPPVTVHAGDVQLVGPLTPPHSPEEQP